A window of the Desulforapulum autotrophicum HRM2 genome harbors these coding sequences:
- a CDS encoding sugar phosphate nucleotidyltransferase: protein MKALILAAGFGTRLLPYTKTRPKPLFTLAGTTILGITIKRLIQIGCTEIFVNTHHLNGQIEAYIDQAGFSIPVQTIHESRILDTGGAIKNVKTFMGSSDFMVINADIATDIDLESVWQFHLAGNWPVTLVVHDRAEFNRVQVDPQGFVCAFSNQNGLTPNVPENRCLAFTGIQVLSPKIFDYMPEKSVFSSIDLYQSLADQGPLVKAHVVDNHFWEDIGTLAAYERVALCHLALKAFEAPGRRIVLRDIEIRPICGDGSDRKWFRAFWNGKSVVICSHGISTNDNICEIDSFMALGDHLKSRNLPVPGIVARDRFSGLVALEDLGDCHFESMVASKTNGTQRVHSYFQVVDRLIGFSTRGIQGFEPEMAFQTPCYSKDLILEKECGYFAEAFLKGFLNQNPPMELLVPEFNYLADKALDGGVMGLMHRDFQSRNLMVKNHELFFIDFQSARQGPLQYDLASLLIDPYVGLDDGERDEIMDYCITALSSTMAINRASFVSSYRHCCITRNFQILGAFSYLGMVKKKKRFLQYIPLAVSTLKKGITRIDTENVPALNTLVEKLQCGQ, encoded by the coding sequence ATGAAAGCGCTGATTCTTGCTGCTGGATTTGGAACACGGCTTCTGCCCTACACGAAAACAAGGCCCAAGCCGCTGTTCACCCTTGCCGGGACAACGATTCTTGGTATTACCATTAAACGGTTGATCCAGATCGGATGCACCGAGATTTTTGTCAACACCCACCATCTTAACGGACAGATTGAGGCCTACATTGACCAGGCAGGATTTTCCATCCCGGTCCAGACCATCCATGAATCCCGGATACTTGACACGGGCGGTGCCATCAAAAATGTCAAGACCTTCATGGGATCATCGGATTTCATGGTGATCAACGCCGACATTGCAACGGACATTGACCTTGAATCGGTTTGGCAGTTTCACCTGGCAGGCAACTGGCCTGTAACCCTTGTGGTCCATGACCGCGCCGAGTTTAACCGGGTCCAGGTTGATCCCCAGGGGTTTGTTTGCGCTTTTTCGAATCAAAACGGTTTAACGCCGAACGTGCCGGAGAACCGTTGCCTGGCCTTTACAGGCATTCAGGTACTCTCCCCAAAAATCTTTGATTATATGCCGGAAAAGAGTGTGTTCTCAAGCATTGATCTCTACCAGAGCCTTGCCGACCAGGGACCGCTTGTCAAGGCCCATGTGGTGGATAACCATTTCTGGGAGGACATCGGAACACTCGCGGCCTATGAACGGGTCGCCCTCTGTCACCTTGCCTTGAAAGCCTTTGAGGCGCCGGGCCGACGGATCGTTCTGCGCGATATTGAGATTCGGCCCATTTGTGGTGATGGTTCAGATCGAAAATGGTTCAGGGCCTTCTGGAACGGCAAATCTGTTGTCATTTGTTCCCACGGCATCTCAACAAATGACAATATATGTGAAATAGACTCATTCATGGCCCTGGGTGATCATCTTAAATCCAGGAATCTTCCAGTTCCAGGGATTGTCGCAAGGGATCGTTTTTCCGGTCTTGTGGCCCTTGAAGACCTTGGAGACTGCCATTTTGAATCAATGGTTGCATCAAAAACCAACGGTACCCAACGGGTTCACTCGTATTTTCAGGTTGTTGACCGTCTCATTGGATTTTCCACCCGGGGAATCCAGGGGTTTGAGCCGGAAATGGCCTTCCAGACACCTTGTTACTCAAAGGATCTTATCCTTGAAAAAGAGTGTGGCTACTTTGCTGAAGCATTTTTAAAGGGCTTCTTGAACCAAAATCCGCCAATGGAACTACTGGTGCCTGAATTTAATTACCTTGCAGACAAGGCCCTTGACGGGGGCGTCATGGGGCTCATGCATCGGGATTTTCAGTCAAGGAACCTCATGGTCAAAAACCATGAACTCTTTTTTATCGATTTTCAATCGGCACGGCAAGGCCCCCTTCAATATGACCTTGCCTCTTTGTTGATAGACCCCTATGTGGGCCTTGATGATGGAGAAAGGGATGAAATTATGGATTATTGCATTACAGCCCTTTCAAGCACGATGGCCATTAACCGGGCGTCGTTTGTCTCATCCTACCGCCACTGCTGCATCACACGGAATTTTCAAATTCTTGGTGCATTCAGCTACCTTGGCATGGTAAAGAAAAAGAAGCGGTTTCTTCAATACATCCCCCTTGCCGTTTCAACCCTTAAAAAGGGAATAACGCGCATTGACACAGAGAATGTACCTGCACTCAATACCCTTGTGGAAAAACTGCAGTGTGGACAATAG